A stretch of the Lolium perenne isolate Kyuss_39 chromosome 3, Kyuss_2.0, whole genome shotgun sequence genome encodes the following:
- the LOC127344158 gene encoding cysteine proteinase inhibitor, whose product MEVWKYRVLGSVAALLLLLAIVLPFTQTETKEMADGALVGGIKDSPAGQDNDLHIVDLARYAVNEHNNKANALLEFENVVKVKQQVVAGTMYHITVQVNEGGAKKLYEAKVWEKQWENFKELKEFKPVEGGASA is encoded by the exons ATGGAGGTTTGGAAATATCGAGTCCTGGGATCGGTAGCCGCCCTGCTCTTACTGCTCGCCATCGTCTTACCGTTTACTCAGACCGAGACCAAGGAGATGGCTGACGGGGCGCTGGTCGGCGGCATCAAGGACTCGCCGGCGGGGCAGGACAACGACCTCCACATCGTCGACCTCGCCCGCTACGCCGTCAACGAGCACAACAACAAGGCC AATGCTCTGCTGGAGTTCGAGAATGTGGTGAAGGTCAAGCAGCAGGTTGTTGCTGGCACGATGTATCACATTACGGTTCAGGTCAACGAAGGAGGGGCCAAGAAGCTCTATGAGGCTAAGGTGTGGGAGAAGCAATGGGAGAACTTTAAGGAGCTTAAGGAGTTCAAGCCTGTCGAGGGCGGTGCAAGCGCCTAA
- the LOC127339960 gene encoding pectinesterase inhibitor-like, protein MARAATMSVAMVLVMLAAVFTAHADPGFISSTCKKTKNPSQCVAVLRADPRSAKASTEHDLASIALQIATDTAEHNGEVIKEAAKNSQGTPEGDALLGVCVGAYAKAASDLGIDARPWFDSGDYTGAWKLISGAKDAGDVCENAFKGIGIRSPVTDIDRQMTERCDVACDLVRLLIPK, encoded by the coding sequence ATGGCGAGGGCAGCGACGATGTCCGTGGCTATGGTTCTCGTCATGCTCGCCGCCGTGTTCACCGCCCACGCTGACCCTGGCTTCATCTCCAGCACATGCAAGAAGACCAAAAACCCATCCCAATGCGTGGCCGTGCTGAGAGCCGACCCACGGAGCGCCAAGGCATCCACCGAGCACGACCTCGCCAGCATCGCGCTGCAGATCGCCACCGACACCGCCGAGCACAACGGCGAGGTCATCAAGGAAGCGGCCAAGAATAGCCAGGGTACTCCCGAGGGAGATGCGCTGCTCGGCGTCTGCGTCGGGGCCTACGCGAAAGCCGCCAGTGACCTTGGCATCGACGCTCGCCCATGGTTCGACTCTGGGGACTACACCGGCGCGTGGAAGCTCATCTCGGGCGCTAAGGATGCCGGCGATGTGTGCGAGAATGCATTCAAGGGGATCGGCATAAGGTCCCCCGTCACCGATATCGATCGCCAGATGACGGAGCGCTGCGATGTCGCCTGTGATCTCGTCCGCCTGCTAATCCCCAAGTGA